A DNA window from Arcobacter sp. LA11 contains the following coding sequences:
- a CDS encoding flagellin, with product TATNASGSAAAENVELSGDLGTITATGDVATISNADAETREALDLIAAATTDLTKSGTGASATYQIASGASLNLDGLNVGTLDLASTATGSISITTDEPIVVKNNNASTTTDVLTLTGSGITGGDLLSSIAALGSGELTKTKASEFQDVVDNAITDLNGYRGDIGSTQNQVESAVRNLMTQSTNVKAAESIIRDVDYAAESANFNKQNIISQAGSYAISQANSVQQNVLRLLQ from the coding sequence ACAGCTACTAATGCTTCTGGTTCAGCGGCGGCGGAGAATGTAGAATTATCTGGAGACCTAGGAACTATTACTGCTACTGGTGATGTAGCAACTATTTCTAATGCTGATGCTGAAACAAGAGAAGCTCTTGATTTAATTGCAGCTGCAACTACAGATCTTACGAAATCAGGTACAGGGGCATCTGCAACTTATCAAATTGCGAGTGGTGCATCTCTTAATTTAGATGGACTGAATGTAGGAACTTTAGATCTTGCTTCAACTGCTACAGGTTCTATTTCTATTACTACTGATGAGCCAATTGTAGTAAAAAATAATAATGCATCAACTACAACTGACGTATTAACGCTTACAGGTTCAGGTATTACAGGTGGTGATTTATTAAGTTCTATTGCTGCTTTAGGTTCAGGAGAGTTAACTAAAACTAAAGCTTCTGAATTCCAAGATGTTGTAGATAATGCAATTACTGACCTAAATGGATATAGAGGGGATATAGGTTCGACTCAAAACCAAGTAGAATCTGCGGTTAGAAACTTAATGACTCAGTCTACTAATGTTAAGGCTGCTGAATCTATTATTAGAGATGTTGATTATGCTGCAGAATCTGCAAACTTCAACAAACAGAACATTATTTCTCAAGCTGGTTCTTATGCAATCAGTCAGGCGAATTCTGTTCAACAAAACGTTTTAAGATTATTACAATAA